Proteins from one Bradyrhizobium amphicarpaeae genomic window:
- the fabI gene encoding enoyl-ACP reductase FabI, whose translation MDGLMKGKRGLIMGIANDHSIAWGMAKTLHAHGAELAFTFQGEALGKRVKPLADSLGVELVLPCDVEDIASVDATFDVLREKWGKLDFVIHAIGFADKNELKGRYADTSRENFSRTMVISCFSFTEVAKRAAELMTEGGSMITLTFGASERSMPNYNVMGVAKAALEASVRYLASDFGPRGIRVNAISAGPIRTLAGSGIGEARAMFAFMQKHSPLRRGVTLDELGGSALYLLSDLSGGVTGEIHYVDSGYNTVLMPRPDDLKASE comes from the coding sequence ATGGATGGACTGATGAAAGGCAAGCGCGGTCTGATCATGGGCATCGCCAATGATCATTCGATCGCCTGGGGCATGGCGAAGACGCTGCATGCGCACGGCGCCGAGCTCGCCTTCACCTTCCAGGGCGAAGCCCTGGGCAAGCGCGTCAAGCCACTGGCCGACTCTCTCGGTGTGGAGCTGGTTCTGCCCTGCGACGTCGAGGACATCGCCAGCGTCGATGCGACCTTCGACGTGCTGCGCGAAAAATGGGGCAAGCTCGACTTCGTCATCCATGCCATCGGCTTTGCCGACAAGAACGAACTGAAGGGCCGCTACGCCGACACCAGCCGCGAGAATTTTTCGCGCACCATGGTGATCTCCTGTTTCTCGTTCACGGAAGTGGCAAAGCGCGCCGCCGAGCTGATGACGGAGGGCGGCAGTATGATCACGCTGACCTTCGGCGCCTCGGAGCGGTCGATGCCGAATTACAACGTGATGGGCGTGGCCAAGGCGGCGCTTGAAGCTTCGGTGCGCTATCTCGCTTCCGATTTCGGACCGCGTGGCATCCGCGTCAACGCGATCTCCGCAGGCCCCATCCGCACGCTTGCCGGCTCCGGCATTGGCGAGGCGCGCGCGATGTTCGCCTTCATGCAAAAGCATTCGCCGCTTCGCCGCGGCGTCACGCTCGACGAGCTCGGCGGCTCGGCGCTGTATCTGCTGTCGGATCTCTCCGGCGGCGTGACCGGCGAGATCCACTATGTCGATTCCGGCTACAACACCGTCCTGATGCCGCGGCCGGATGATTTGAAGGCGTCGGAGTAG